The Candidatus Hydrogenedens sp. DNA window TTTATACCTGACAAATGTGCTGTTTCTTCTTTGGCTCCTATTGCAAAGCAATGTCTTCCCCATGGGGTATAAATCATTAGAAAGTGGATGAACAAGACAACAATTAGGGCTAATAATAGAGGGAAACGGATACCCATTATATTGGGTTCTGCAATTATATCCAGTTTCGAACCTAAATATTGTGTGATTGAGTTAGTAAAAAGATAGGTCAAGCCTCTTCCTGCTTCCAACATACCTAATGTTACTATAAAAGATGGAATATGCCACTGAATAACAATAAATCCATTTATCAATCCACAAAGTATCCCTATAAAGAAACACGCAAAAATTGCAGAAGCAAGTGAATAGTCTTTGGTCAGTAAAATACCCAATACAGCACCCGATAAACCTAATACAGAACCTACGGATAAATCAATCCCTCCTACAATTAGAACAACAGACATTCCTGTTGCTAAAAGTAATATATGAGGAATTTGATTAACAATTGTAACGAATGTGGAATAAGTAAAAAAATATTTAGATTTGATACTAAAAAAGGCTATTAAAAATAAAAGAGCAACAATTAATCCTATTTGTTCTTTTAAAAAATTGATTATATTGGTTTTCATAAGAACAGCCTATTTTTTTACGACTAAATCTACAGGGGTTTCTTTATCTTCAGGCACTTTCCCTGTTTTCAAGCATTCTAATGCATACTCAATTCCAAAAACAGCCAATTGGTCTGCATGTTGGTCCGCTGTAGCCAAAAGTTCACCTTTTTGTACCAATTCGTTTGCAGCAGAGATATTATCAAACCCTACGACTTTGACTTTATCCATAAAATTTCCTGCCTTTAATGCAGAAATGGCTCCTAATGCCATACTGTCATTAGCACAGAAGATACCCTTTATTTCTGGTTTTTCGGTCATTAAAGCAGAAACAACTTTATTTGCTTTTGACATTTCCCAGTCCCCATTTTCATCTGCAACAAGGTTTAACCCTTTTTCTTTAATCGCATCTAAAAAGCCCTGCCTTCTCTGGATAGCATTATATGCCGTTGGGACACCATTAATTACTGCAACCTGGTCACCTTCTTTTAAAGATTTTGCGAGATAAAGTCCCACTTCTTTGGCTCCTTTACGGTTATCAGGTCCTACAAAGGGAATTTTAATTTCGTTTTGTTGAAGCACTTCTGCATCAAGACGATTATCTATATTAATTACAATTATCCCTTGTTTCAATGCCCTTTTACATACAGGGACTAATGCTTTGGAATCTGCCGGTGCAATAACAATAGCATCCACTTTTTGTCCTATCATAGTTTCAACAAGTTGCACCTGACGATTAATATCCAATTCATCTTTAATTCCTTCAACAATTAAATCGTATTCTGATGAATTATTTTGATGATGTTTTCGGGCTCCTTCTTCCATAGTCTTAAAAAACTCATTTGCGAGGGATTTCATAATTAATGCAATTCGCGGTTTCTTTACTTTTTTTTCTACATCTTTGTTATCGGCAGTTTTCCCACATGAAACATTCAAAATACCCAGAGAAATTATTATTAAAAAGGTTAAATAAGTTTTGGGCAGATTACAATTTTTTGTTTTCATTAATCTTTCTCCTTGCTTTTATTTACCATGCAGTTCCATATTTACTTGCTAACAAATCGGCTGTATAGGGACCTTCTGAACCAAAGGGATATATAACAGGCTGAATTCTCTTTTTTTCTAATTCTAACAAAACAGGACTGAATATATCCCATGCTGCTTCTAATTCATCTGAACGGATAAATAAACTCTTATCCCCGCGTATTACATCTAATAATAGCAATTCATACGCATCGGGAACACGGGTTTCAAAAGCAGATTCGTAGGATAAATCAAGATTGGATTCACCCAGAACAAGTGATAAACCTGGAATTTTGTTCACAATTTTCAAAGCTATCATCGCATTGGGTTGAACTTGAATTAATAATTCATTGGGGGTTAATTGGGGTGCAGTTTCTGTGAATATATTTCCTGGAACTTCCCGAAATTGTATTTTTATTTCCGTTGTGCGTTTGGATAATCCCTTTCCTGCTCGAATTAAAAACGGAATACCGTCCCATCTCCGATTTTTGATAAATAGAGATACTGCTGCATAAGTGGGAGTAATTGAGTCTTTAGGGACGCCTTCTTCATCACGATAGCCATGTTTCATTTCACATTTTTTACACTGTAAAATACCCGGTCCGTATTGACCCACGACTAACTGAGAAAGCGTTATGGGAGGAATACATCTCAGGACTTTAACTTTTTCATCCCGAATATAATCTGCTTCCAATCGTATGGGTTGTTCCATTCCTACCAGTGCTAAAATTTGAAGCAGGTGATTTTGCATAACATCACGAATAATTCCATATTCATCAAAATATCCACCTCGACCTTCTATACCGATGTCTTCCATCCAAGAAATACGAACATTTTGTATATACTGGCGGTTCCAGAGGGGTTCTAATATTAAATTTGCAAAACGAAGTATCATTAAATTTTGAATAACCTCTTTAGCAAGGTAATGGTCAATACGATATACCTGCTCCTCACGGAACACCTTTTGCAAACCTGCAGTTAATTCATCTGAACTTTCTCTGTCCCTCCCGAATGGTTTTTCGACTACAACCCGTGTCCACACACCTTGTTCTTCCTGAGTGTGAATGAGATTGGAATGGGCAAGGGCATTTGAAACTGGTAAGAATAAGAAGGGAGGGATAGCAAGGTAATATATTTTATTCGATAAATGTCCTTCTTCTAATTGTCGAATTAAATCTCCCATCCTTTCATAATCCTGAAACTCATCATATCTTCCTCTACTATAGAAACATCTTTTCAGAAATTCATCTAAATCAGAAACAGGCATGTTCTCTTTCAAAATAAAGGCTTTAATTTTTTCGCGAAATATTTCGTCATTCATTTCTGTTCGCGAAAAGCCTATAATTCGGAATCTTTCTGGTAACAATTTTTTTTGAAATAGTGCATAGAAGGCAGGAAATATCTTCCGTAAGGACAAATCCCCGGAGGCTCCAATAACAACTATTGTTAAATCCTTTAAAAATGACGATTTCTGTAGCATAAATCAACCCAAACTTTTCTTATTGTTTATTACTTGTTAAAACTATTACAATACACTTTAATTAAGTTAAGTTAAAATTATAACAATATTATTCCTATAAAACATTTAAAAACAACCTTTGGAAATTATTTTACAGGAGAAAAGAAAATGAAAAAAAATAATCGGGCTATTTGGCTATTGATTGCCGTAATTGCAACAGTTTTTATATCTTGTGGCAAACAGACAGAAAACAAGCCTTTAAAAGAAACTCAGATGTATGGTTCTGAGAAACACCTACCCGCTCGAAAATTATTGTCTTTTCTACCTCAACCTGATGCTCTTGCATTAGTCAGTCCATCTATCGAAAACATTGTCAATTCTTTTTTTAAGATAGATAATTTCCGTGATAACGAGATTAGTAATTCTTTAAAAAAAGACCCCACTTTAGGCTATATAATAAAAGAGGACAAAGAAAAAACAATTGAAAATTTGAAATCTCTTGGGGTAAATATCAATAGTCCCTGTGCTTTCTTTTATACTTTAGATGATAAATGGGAAGCGGTCATTTCTGGAGAAAATATAAATTCCTTACAAAAAATCTTTCCTGATGCAAAAAAAACTACATTAAAAACATCCTGGTTCTGGTTTATTTCGGGAAAATTATCGGCTTATTGGGATAGCAAATCAAATATCGGATTTACAGAACATAATGGATACATCATTCTTTCCAATAACATTGATTTGATTACTAAGTCCATTTCAGGAAACACTCCTCCCCCATCGTTTCATTATGGATTAGATGGCAAACCTGTAATTAGCTTAGACGAAACGGCTATACTTTTATCTATCTCGGATGAGTTAAAAACGATACTTAATAATCCCAAACAACCTTTTGAGCCAGCATGGTTAAAAGCACTTCTTCTTGTTCTTGGGACAGAATATGACGAAATATGTGTTATNNNNNNNNNNTATTAATCCCGAAGATAATTTTCATGAAGTTGCAATTGCCATCCATTCCGCTCAGAAGCTATCCAATAACCCTTCATTACCTGTATTAAAAGCGGCTACTTTCCTGCCCGATAATACA harbors:
- the zwf gene encoding glucose-6-phosphate dehydrogenase, with the protein product MLQKSSFLKDLTIVVIGASGDLSLRKIFPAFYALFQKKLLPERFRIIGFSRTEMNDEIFREKIKAFILKENMPVSDLDEFLKRCFYSRGRYDEFQDYERMGDLIRQLEEGHLSNKIYYLAIPPFLFLPVSNALAHSNLIHTQEEQGVWTRVVVEKPFGRDRESSDELTAGLQKVFREEQVYRIDHYLAKEVIQNLMILRFANLILEPLWNRQYIQNVRISWMEDIGIEGRGGYFDEYGIIRDVMQNHLLQILALVGMEQPIRLEADYIRDEKVKVLRCIPPITLSQLVVGQYGPGILQCKKCEMKHGYRDEEGVPKDSITPTYAAVSLFIKNRRWDGIPFLIRAGKGLSKRTTEIKIQFREVPGNIFTETAPQLTPNELLIQVQPNAMIALKIVNKIPGLSLVLGESNLDLSYESAFETRVPDAYELLLLDVIRGDKSLFIRSDELEAAWDIFSPVLLELEKKRIQPVIYPFGSEGPYTADLLASKYGTAW
- a CDS encoding sugar ABC transporter substrate-binding protein — protein: MKTKNCNLPKTYLTFLIIISLGILNVSCGKTADNKDVEKKVKKPRIALIMKSLANEFFKTMEEGARKHHQNNSSEYDLIVEGIKDELDINRQVQLVETMIGQKVDAIVIAPADSKALVPVCKRALKQGIIVINIDNRLDAEVLQQNEIKIPFVGPDNRKGAKEVGLYLAKSLKEGDQVAVINGVPTAYNAIQRRQGFLDAIKEKGLNLVADENGDWEMSKANKVVSALMTEKPEIKGIFCANDSMALGAISALKAGNFMDKVKVVGFDNISAANELVQKGELLATADQHADQLAVFGIEYALECLKTGKVPEDKETPVDLVVKK
- a CDS encoding ABC transporter permease, whose amino-acid sequence is MKTNIINFLKEQIGLIVALLFLIAFFSIKSKYFFTYSTFVTIVNQIPHILLLATGMSVVLIVGGIDLSVGSVLGLSGAVLGILLTKDYSLASAIFACFFIGILCGLINGFIVIQWHIPSFIVTLGMLEAGRGLTYLFTNSITQYLGSKLDIIAEPNIMGIRFPLLLALIVVLFIHFLMIYTPWGRHCFAIGAKEETAHLSGINVRKVLLSVYILSGFLASLAGLLHCARLSSSDPNAGIGYELSAIAAAVIGGNSLSGGKGSIIGTMLGVVIIATLEVGLVQISVPEPWKRVITGMVIILAVIIDTYRGRMKLFRKKV